Part of the Rhodothermales bacterium genome, CGCCTCGGCCGGCACGTCATACAGGTCGAGCGCCTTGCCGATGAGCGCGCGCATTTCTTCCAGATTGACCGGCTTCTGGAGATAATGGAACGCGCCGAGCCGCATGGCGTCGACGGCCGACTGGATCGAGGAATGGGCCGTCATGATGATGACGGGAATTGGCGGTTCGCGATCCTTCAGCGCGTTGATCACCTCGATCCCGCTCATCTCCGGCATCACCAGGTCCGTCAGGATCACGTCGGGCGCCTCGCTTTTTACGCGCTCGAGCATGGCCTGCGGACTGACGAACGCCAGGGCCTCGAAGCCGTCGCGATGCAATACATTCACGAACAGCTCCCCGATCTTCGGTTCGTCGTCGACGATGTAGATGCGTTTTTTAGCCACGTTTTGCCCGACTGTTGTCATTCCTCGTCATCGATGCCCGGCCGCACGGTGGATGCGGCGGGTCCGACGATCCCTAAAGGAATCGACCGTCTCGCCGTGGTTTTAACCCGGCGCCCGCTACGCCGGTGCAGAATGCCGCTCCGGCGAAACGCCACGCCGGCTCCCGGGTTTTAAGACCTCCGCACCCTTTTCGAGCCGGCCGCCTCATGCCTCTACGTTTCCGAATCCCGCTCCGCACGCTCCTTTTCTGCCTGATGGGCGGCCTCCTGGCAGCGTGCGGCGGCGACGCCCCGGGCCCGCAAAACGCGCCGACCGGGCTGACCGACGACATCGGAACGCCCCTCCCGGCCGGCCCCATCCGCCGCGTGGTCCCGCTCGCTCCCAACGTCACCGAAATCCTCTACGCGATCGGGGCCGGACCGCGCGTCGCCGGCGTCAGCGTCGCGGACGATTACCCGGAAGCCGTCGCGTCCCTGCCGCATTTCAACTCGTATCCGATGGATTTCGAGGCGCTGACCGCCCTCCAGCCCGATCTGCTCGTCGCCGCCACCCAGGTCAACAATCCCCGCGACGCCGGCCTGTTCGCCTCGCTCGGCATCCCGATCGTGTATTTCGACTTCCAGAGCGTGGAGGATGTCTTCCGTGTCATGCGCACCCTCGGCGTGGCGCTCGACCTCCACGCCGAGGCCGATTCCGCCGCCAGCCGGCTGGAATCGGCCTATCGGGCGCTGCGCGCGCGCACCGCCGCCGCCGGCTCGCGCCCTTCCGTCGTGTTTCTCATCGGCGAGGACCCGCTGTTTTCCTTCGGCAGGGGCAGCTACGTGCATGACCTGATCGATGCCGCCGGCGGAACGAGCCTCACGGCCAACATCGATACGCCCGCGCCGACGCTCAGCGAAGAGTTCGTCCTGACGGCCATGCCCGACGCGATCGCCGGCACGCTGGGCGACCGGACGGCGGCCGACCTGGCGCGCCGGTACCCGAGCTGGGGCCTGACCCCGGCCATCGAACACGGACGCGTGTACAGCTTCGCCCCGTCCCTTTTCCTCCGACCGGGCCCCCGGCTGGTCGAGGGCGCCACGCAGCTCGCGATGAAGCTGCATCCGGAGGCGTTCGAGACCCCATGAAGACCCTCGTCCTCCGCTACGCCGGGCTGCTCCTCGCGCTCGCGGCGACGCTGATCGCCGCGCTGGCGCTGGGCACGACGCGGGTCGCCGCCGGCGACGTGGCCGCGGTGATCTGGCGGCATCTGACGTTCGACGCCGCGCCCGCCGGCAACGCCGTGGCGGAGAACATCGTGTGGCTGATTCGCATGCCCCGGGCCCTGCTGGCCATCGCGGTGGGCGGCGGGCTCGCGGTCGTCGGCATCGCCATGCAGACCCTCGTGCGCAACCCGCTTGCCGAGCCCTATATCCTCGGTCTGTCCAGCGGCGCCTCCGCCGGCGCTTCGCTGTTTTATCTGGGCTTCCTGCCCCCGCTGATCTCGCTCCACCTGTCGCTCCCGCTGGCCGCGTTCGTGGGGGGGCTGGGGACGATGGCGGTGGTGTATTTCGTGGCCCGCGAGGATGGGGACGTGTCGGTCGTCCGGCTCCTGCTCGCCGGCGTGGCCATGTCTGCCCTGATGGGCGCCGTCAGCGCCTTCGCCACCTTCGCATCACCCGAGCTGGAGAAGATGAAGACGGTGATGTTCTGGCTCCTCGGGTCCATCGCCGGCGCGCGCTGGGGCGACCTCGGCCTGCCGCTGGTCTCCGCGGCCATCGGCGCCGCGGCGCTCATGCTGCTCGCGCGCCCGCTCGACGCGCTGCTCCTGGGCGACGAAGCCGCCGCGAGCCTCGGCGTGCCGGTGCGCCGGCTCAAGCAAGTGCTCCTCGTGCTGTCGGCCTTCGTCACCGGCAGCCTGGTAGCGGCGGCCGGCGCCATCGGGTTCGTCGGGCTCATCATCCCCCACGCCGTGCGCTCGCTGGTCGGCGTGCCGCACCGTCGGCTCGTGCCGGCGTGTTTCCTGACCGGCGCGATCTTCCTCGTCTGGGCCGACACCCTGGCCCGCCTCGTCTTCGCCCCCGTCGAGCTGCCCATCGGAGTCGTCACCGCCCTGTGCGGCGTGCCGTTTTTCCTGTGGCTGATTCGGAAGCGGGGCTATCAGTTTGGGTGAGAGCCGCTCTGGTCTATAGCGTTTCGGATGCTAGATGCGGGATGCAGGATGCAAGATGCGGGATACGGGATGCGAGTGCTTTTTTCTATGGGAGTGGAAAAGCGCACACCATCCTGCATCCTGCATCTTGCATCCCACATCTCGCATCTTGCATCCAACATCCCGCATCCGACCCGCGCCAGGCGTTTTTTACCCCGCTCGCGGCAACCTTCTTTTGCGCCCCGATGTATATAGCCGAAACTTTCAATTTTTTTTGAAAGATCGATATGCCGGACACGCCCTTCCCAGACGTCTCTCCGATGGAGCCACCCTCCATGTCGACGCCCGTACCGCGTACGCTCAAGGCCATCCAGGCCCCGGTGGACGCCGAGATGAAGGCGTTCGATGCCTATTTCCGGGAGTCGATGAAGACGGATGTCGCGCTGCTCAACACGGTCACGCGGTACGTCTTGCGGCAAAAGGGCAAACGAATCCGGCCGCTGCTCGTGCTGCTCAGCGCGAAGGTCTGCGGCGGCGTATCGGATGCGTCGTATCGCGGCGCGGCGCTCGTCGAGCTCATGCACACGGCGACGCTCGTGCACGACGACGTGGTGGACGAGGCCGACCGCCGGCGCGGGATGCTTTCCATCAACGCGATCTGGAAAAACAAGGCCGCCGTCCTCTTTGGCGATTTCCTCCTGAGCCGGGGCCTGTTGCTGGCCCTGGAGCACCGCGACTACGCCATGCTCCACGCGCTTTCCGACGCCGTCCGCCGCATGAGCGAGGGCGAGCTGCTGCAGCTCAAGAAGGCGCGCCAGCTCGACATCGACGAGGCCACGTATTTCCGCATCATCTCCGATAAAACGGCGTCCCTCATCGCCGCCTGCACGACCTGCGGCGCCCTCAGCGCGACGGCGGATGCCGGGCAGGTCGAGGCCATGAACACCGTCGGCGAACACCTCGGCCTCGCGTTCCAGATCCGCGACGACCTGTTCGACTACGGCGCGCAGGACGTCGGCAAGCCGCTCGGCATCGACCTGCAGGAGCGCAAGATGACGCTGCCGCTGATCGTCGCCCTGCGGACCGCCGCGCCGTCGGAGCGCCGGCGGATCCTGCGGATCGTCAGGAAGAAAAAGAAAGACCAGTCGGATATCCAGACCGTGGCCTCGTTCGTCCACGCCGAGGGCGGGATTGCGTACGCCGAGGAGCGGATGCAGGCGCTCGCCGGCGAGGCGCGCACGCTGCTCGCTCAATTCCCCGCCTCCGAAGCCCGTGCCGCGCTGGTGGGGCTTTCGCATTACATTGTGCAGCGGAAGAAATAAAACGCACGCGTTTTATTCGGTCATGGCATGCTTCGCATGCGGTCATGAGCGGCCTTCGGCCGCCGTCATTGGTCATTTTTGTCCCGTAGGTCGGGTTAGCCGCGCAACAGGCGGCGTAACCCGACACACCGCCGACGCGGCGTAACCCGACCTACGGGATACGGGCATACGGACACATCGTCGACCCCATACCTTATGCCCACCCTCCACCTCCTCGGCACCGGCGCCTCGCTGAGCGACGCGCACCGCACCACGACGATGCTGGCGCTGTCCGACGACGCCGGCACGCTCCTGATCGACTGCGGCGGCGACGTCATCCAGCGCGTGCTCGCCGCCGGCCTGGAGATCGCCTCCATCCGCGGCCTCATCCTCACCCACGAGCACCCGGACCATGTCGGCGGCTTTGCGCTGTTTATGGAGAAGATCTTCATCGCCGGCACGCATGCGTCCATCCCCATCTACGGCCCGGTGCCGGCGCTCGACCAGGCGCGCCGCTGCTTCGCCGCGTACGACACGAGCCGCTGGATCGGCCTCCCCGAGATGCGCTGGCATCCGGTGGACGATCTCGTGCTCGACGACGCCTCGTGGCGGATTACCGCGGCCCCCGTCACCCACAGCGTCCCCACCATCGGGATGCGGATCGAGGTGAAGTCGACGGGCTTCGTGCTGGCGTACTCGTGCGATACGGAGCCGGCGGATTCGGTCGTCGAGCTGGCGCGGGATGCCGACCTGCTCGTCCACGAGGCCACCGGCGAATTCCCGAATCACTCCTCGGCGCAGGATGCGGCCCGCATCGCCAGCAGGGCCGGCGCGAAGGATCTGGTGCTCGTTCATCTCCCGCCGGGATTGACGGAGGAGAAGCTGCAGCCGGCGCGGGCCGTGTTTGCGAAGACACGCGTAGGTCAAGAGCTGGAGGCGATAGAACTGGGGACGTCGACGTGATGAGACCTCTGTCGGGTTACGCCGGCTGGAGGACGGTCGGGGTTCGCCGGCTGGAGGACTCGAGGTACACCGACTGGAGTTACGCCGACTGGAGGACCGTCGGGGTTCGCCGGCTGGAGGACCGTCGGGTTACGCCGGCTGGAGGACTCGAGGTACGCCGGCTGGAGGACTGTCGGGTTACGCCGTCTGGAGGACGGCTAACCCGACCTACGGGACTCTCACCAATGACCAATGACCGCAAATGACCAATGACCGCGCGCGAAGCAAGCAAATAACCAATGACCCCGGCCGAAGGCCGCATATGACCAATGACCGCTCGCAAAGCGAGCAAATGACCAATGACCGCGCGCGAAGCAAGCAAATGACCAATGACCGCGGCCGAAGGCCGCGTATGACCAATGACCGCGCGCGAAGCGAGCAAACGACCAATGACCGCGGCCGAAGGCCGCTTATGACCAATGACCGCTCGCGAAGCGAGCAAATGACCACGTAATCGGCCTCTCGCCGATTACGTTTGCAAAACCCCCGGATTAAACGGCGGGATCTCGGCGTTGTGGTCGGCCATGTCGATCCCGCGGCTGATCCACTGGCGGGTGACGGCGGGGTCGATGACCTCATCCACCCAGAGACGGGCGGCGGCGTAATATGGAGTCATCTGCTCGCGGTACATCTCCTCGATCTCCTCCAGCATCGCGGCCTGTTCTTCCAGCGTCAGCGTCTTCCCCTGCCGCTCGAGTTTCGACACCTCGATCTGGAGCAGCGTCTTCGCGGCCTGTTTGCCACCCATAACGGCTATCTTGGCGGTGGGCCAGGCGCAGATCAGCCGCGGATCGTACGCGCGGCCGCACATGGCGTAGTTGCCGGCGCCGTACGAATTCCCCACGATCACGGTGAACTTCGGGACGACCGAATTGGCCACGGCGTTGACCATCTTGGCGCCGTCCTTGATGATGCCGCCGTGTTCGGCGCGCGTGCCGACCATAAAGCCGGTCACGTCCTGGAAGAACACGATCGGGACGCGTTTCTGGTTGCAGTTCATGATGAACCGCGCCGCCTTGTCCGCCGCGTCGGAATAGATGACGCCGCCGACCTGCATCTCCCCCTGGCTGTTTTTCACGACGAGCCGCTGATTCGCCACGATGCCCACGCTCCAGCCGTCGATCCGGGCATAGCCGGTGAGCAGCGTGCGGCCATAGGCGTCTTTGTAGGGCGTCCACGAGTCCTTGTCGATGATCCGGGCCACGACCTCCTGCATGTCGTACGGCTGGTTGGAGGCCTCGGGGATGATGCCGTAGATCTCCTCGGCGGGATACGCCGGCTCCACCGGTTCGTCGCGCAGGAAGCCGGCGCGCGGCTTCAGGTTCATGTGGCTCACCAGCTCACGGATCGTGCGGAGCGCCGTCTCGTCGTCCGGCACCTTGTAGTCCGTCACGCCCGAAATCTCCGACGTCGTCGTCGCCCCGCCGAGCGTCTCGGCGTCGACGACTTCCCCGATGGCCGCGTTGACGAGGAAGGGGCCGGCGAGAAAGACCGACCCGGTGCCGTCGACGATCAGGGCTTCGTCGCTCATGATGGGCAGGTACGCGCCGCCGGCGACGCAGCTCCCCATGATCGCCGCGACCTGCGGGATGCCGCGGCTCGACAGGATGGCGTTGTTGCGGAAGATGCGTCCGAAGTGCTCCTTGTCGGGGAAGATCTCGGCCTGCATGGGCAGATAGACGCCGGCGGAGTCGACCAGGTAGATGATCGGGACGTGGTTTTCGAGCGCGATCTCCTGGGCGCGGAGGTTCTTCTTCGCCGTGATCGGAAACCAGGCGCCGGCCTTCACCGTGGCGTCGTTGGCCACCACGAGGCAGAGTTTCCCGCTCACCTTGCCGAGCCCCATCACGGTGCCGGCGGACGGGCATCCCCCCTCCTCCTCGTACATGCCGTAGCCGGCGAAGAGACCGATCTCCATGAAATCGTTCTCGTCGTCCAGCAGCGCCGCGATGCGTTCGCGGGCCGTGAGCTTGCCCCGTTCGTGCTCGCGCGCGATGCGTTGTGCCCCGCCGCCCGGCTTCACTTCGTCGGCGCGCTCGAACAGCTCGGCCAGGAGCGTTTCATACCGGGCCCGGCGGTCCTGAAACGGCTTGGAGGTTACCGGAGCAAGTCTTCCTAGAGAGAGGGTCGACATAATTCGGGGATTGACGGATCGGGTCGATGGCCGGACTTCCGGGACAGCCGGCCGGGACCGTTGGATGGCAGATTTTGCCCGCAAACGACGGGCGCTGGGCGGAGCGTCGCTTGTACGCTCGTGCCGCCGACCCGTTCGCAAAAAAGAAGCCGGCCTTTTCGGGGCCGGCTCAATTCCAGGGCGCCGGTGCAGAACCGGTGCCGCCGCGTGCGCGATGCAGTGCTATCCTGGGCGAGGACGTATGGCCCTCAACCCGGTGTTCACCCCCCATCGCGCCTCAAAAACGATCGATAACCAGAGCGCGACTAGAAAATGGCGCTCATCTTCTGACGGATCTCCATCGGAGACTCTCCCGTCTTCTCGTGGATCAGGTCCACCATCTTGCGAAGGTTGCCGCGGGCGCGTTTCAGCTCCGTGTCGTCGAATTCAGCATTTCGCCAGATCAGCTCGATTTGCGACTTTACAAAGGT contains:
- a CDS encoding helical backbone metal receptor; its protein translation is MPLRFRIPLRTLLFCLMGGLLAACGGDAPGPQNAPTGLTDDIGTPLPAGPIRRVVPLAPNVTEILYAIGAGPRVAGVSVADDYPEAVASLPHFNSYPMDFEALTALQPDLLVAATQVNNPRDAGLFASLGIPIVYFDFQSVEDVFRVMRTLGVALDLHAEADSAASRLESAYRALRARTAAAGSRPSVVFLIGEDPLFSFGRGSYVHDLIDAAGGTSLTANIDTPAPTLSEEFVLTAMPDAIAGTLGDRTAADLARRYPSWGLTPAIEHGRVYSFAPSLFLRPGPRLVEGATQLAMKLHPEAFETP
- a CDS encoding iron ABC transporter permease; its protein translation is MKTLVLRYAGLLLALAATLIAALALGTTRVAAGDVAAVIWRHLTFDAAPAGNAVAENIVWLIRMPRALLAIAVGGGLAVVGIAMQTLVRNPLAEPYILGLSSGASAGASLFYLGFLPPLISLHLSLPLAAFVGGLGTMAVVYFVAREDGDVSVVRLLLAGVAMSALMGAVSAFATFASPELEKMKTVMFWLLGSIAGARWGDLGLPLVSAAIGAAALMLLARPLDALLLGDEAAASLGVPVRRLKQVLLVLSAFVTGSLVAAAGAIGFVGLIIPHAVRSLVGVPHRRLVPACFLTGAIFLVWADTLARLVFAPVELPIGVVTALCGVPFFLWLIRKRGYQFG
- a CDS encoding polyprenyl synthetase family protein — protein: MSTPVPRTLKAIQAPVDAEMKAFDAYFRESMKTDVALLNTVTRYVLRQKGKRIRPLLVLLSAKVCGGVSDASYRGAALVELMHTATLVHDDVVDEADRRRGMLSINAIWKNKAAVLFGDFLLSRGLLLALEHRDYAMLHALSDAVRRMSEGELLQLKKARQLDIDEATYFRIISDKTASLIAACTTCGALSATADAGQVEAMNTVGEHLGLAFQIRDDLFDYGAQDVGKPLGIDLQERKMTLPLIVALRTAAPSERRRILRIVRKKKKDQSDIQTVASFVHAEGGIAYAEERMQALAGEARTLLAQFPASEARAALVGLSHYIVQRKK
- a CDS encoding MBL fold metallo-hydrolase, yielding MPTLHLLGTGASLSDAHRTTTMLALSDDAGTLLIDCGGDVIQRVLAAGLEIASIRGLILTHEHPDHVGGFALFMEKIFIAGTHASIPIYGPVPALDQARRCFAAYDTSRWIGLPEMRWHPVDDLVLDDASWRITAAPVTHSVPTIGMRIEVKSTGFVLAYSCDTEPADSVVELARDADLLVHEATGEFPNHSSAQDAARIASRAGAKDLVLVHLPPGLTEEKLQPARAVFAKTRVGQELEAIELGTST
- a CDS encoding acyl-CoA carboxylase subunit beta; the encoded protein is MSTLSLGRLAPVTSKPFQDRRARYETLLAELFERADEVKPGGGAQRIAREHERGKLTARERIAALLDDENDFMEIGLFAGYGMYEEEGGCPSAGTVMGLGKVSGKLCLVVANDATVKAGAWFPITAKKNLRAQEIALENHVPIIYLVDSAGVYLPMQAEIFPDKEHFGRIFRNNAILSSRGIPQVAAIMGSCVAGGAYLPIMSDEALIVDGTGSVFLAGPFLVNAAIGEVVDAETLGGATTTSEISGVTDYKVPDDETALRTIRELVSHMNLKPRAGFLRDEPVEPAYPAEEIYGIIPEASNQPYDMQEVVARIIDKDSWTPYKDAYGRTLLTGYARIDGWSVGIVANQRLVVKNSQGEMQVGGVIYSDAADKAARFIMNCNQKRVPIVFFQDVTGFMVGTRAEHGGIIKDGAKMVNAVANSVVPKFTVIVGNSYGAGNYAMCGRAYDPRLICAWPTAKIAVMGGKQAAKTLLQIEVSKLERQGKTLTLEEQAAMLEEIEEMYREQMTPYYAAARLWVDEVIDPAVTRQWISRGIDMADHNAEIPPFNPGVLQT
- a CDS encoding general stress protein CsbD, producing the protein MATSNMNDNWTFVKSQIELIWRNAEFDDTELKRARGNLRKMVDLIHEKTGESPMEIRQKMSAIF